Below is a window of Arthrobacter sp. ERGS1:01 DNA.
AGGATCCTGTCGTAGCCGGGCTGGCGGACGCGGATGGTGTCGCCGGGAACCACGGTGTGGGCGGCCTTGGCGGGGGCGTCGTTGAGTTTCACATGCCCGGCACGGCAGGCAGCCGTCGCGGCGGAGCGCGTTTTGTAGGCGCGGATGGACCACAGCCACGCATCGATGCGCACCGAGGCGGGCGCGGTCTTCGGAATGCTCATGATGGAACCCACTCTATCCGTGGGGCTCCACGAAAAATGCCACCGTTCCCGCTTTTCGCCACCGGAATACAGGTGGCGAAAAGCGGGAACGGTGGCAGAAACCCTCCCGTTGCTAGGCCTGGTTGCTGAAGGCGGCGTCGAAGGAGAGCTCGGACGGCGCGAAGTTGAACTTCTTCAGCGCCGCCAGGGCCTCGGGGGCGCCCTGCAGGCGGTCCATGCCGGCGTCTTCCCACTCGATCGAGATGGGGCCGTCGTAGCCGATCGCGGTCAGCGCGCGGAAGGATGATTCCCACGGCACGTCGCCGCGTCCGGCGGAGACGAAGTCCCAGCCCCGGCGGGGGTCGCCCCAGGGCAGGTGCGAGCCCATGACCGTGTTGCGGCCCGTCATGCGCAGCTTCGTGTCCTTGCAGTCCACGTGGTAGATCCGGTCCTTGAAGTCCCAGATGAAGGAGACCGGGTCGATGCCCTGCCACATGAAGTGGGAGGGGTCCCAGTTCAGCCCGAACGCCTCGCGGTGGCCGATCGCCTCCAGCGTGCGCACCGTGGTCCAGTAGTCGTAGGCGATCTCGGAAGGGTGCACCTCGTGGGCGAAGCGGACACCGCATTCGTCAAAGGCGTCCAGGATCGGGTTCCAGCGGTCCGCGAAGTCCTGGTAGCCGGCGTCGATCATGGCGGCGGGGACGGGCGGGAACATGGCCACGTACTGCCAGATCGAGGAGCCGGTGAAGCCGACCACGGTCTTCACGCCCAGCGCCTGCGCCAACCGTGCCGTCAGTTTCATTTCCTCCGCCGCCCGCTGGCGCACCCCCTCCGGGTCCCCGTCGCCCCACACCTTGGAGCCAACAATCGCCTGGTGGCGGAAGTCGATCGGGTCATCGCACACGGCCTGGCCCTTGAGGTGGTTGGAGATGGCCCAGACCTTCAGCCCGTACCGCTCCAAAACGGCGAGCTTGCCGGCCACGTAGCCGGGCTCGTCCCAGCGCCACGGGTCCAGGTGGTCGCCCGAACAGGCAATTTCCAGGCCGTCGTAGCCCCAATCGGCGGCCAGCCGGGCCACTTCCTCGAACGGGAGGTCGGCCCACTGGCCGGTGAACAGGGTGTACGGGCGGGTCATGAAAAACTCCTGGCGGGGGTGGCTGACGGGGAGGTGGATGTGGCGGGCTCAAGGGTTTCGGCGGTTTCGGCAGTTTCGACAGGCTCAACCACCGCTGTGGCGGGCCCGGTGGTTTCGACAGGCTCAACCACCGGGAGGGTGGCGCCGCCGGCTGCGGAGGATGCCTCGATGGCGGCCAGCACGCGCTGCACGCCCAGGCCCTCCTCGAACGACGGCGACGGGTTGGTGCCGTTCTCGATATGCAGCAGGAAGTCCCGGATTTGGTGGGTGAAGCTGTGCTCCCAACCAATCACGTGCCCCTGCGGCCACCAGCCTTCAATGTAGGGGTGTTCGGGCTCGGTGACAAGGATGCGCCTAAATCCCTGCACCTGGACGGGTTCGGTGCCGTTGAGGAAGTACAGTTCGTTGGGGTTTTCCAGGTTGAACGTCAGGGATCCGTCGGTGCCGTACACCTCAAGGCGCAGGGCGTTCTTTTGCCCGAGAGCCACGCGGGACACATCCACGTTGGCCACCGCGCCGCCGGCCAGGGACAGCGTGGCCCAGGCGGCGTCGTCTACCGTCACCGGCTCGGGACCCTCCGGTCCGGGACGAGCGGTGACGAAGGTGTGCAGGCGCCCGGAGACGTCCGTAACGGTGTCCCCGAGCAGGAACTGGACCTGGTCGACGGCGTGCGAGGCAATGTCGCCCAAGGCGCCCGAGCCCGCGGTTTCCTTGCGCAGCCGCCAGGTCATGGGTGCTTCCGCATCCACCAGCCAGTCCTGCAGGTAGGAGGCGCGGACCTGCCGGACGGTGCCGAGGCGGCCTTCGGCGATGAGCTCACGGGCCAGGGCCAAGGCCGGAACGCGGCGGTAGTTGAAACCCACCATCGAGCGGACGCCGGCGGCGCGGGCGGTCCGGGCCGCGGCCACCATGGCCTCGGATTCGGCGAGCGTGTTGGCCAGCGGCTTCTCCACGAGGACATGCTTGCCGGCGGCCAGGGCTGCCGTCGCAATCTCCGCGTGGAGCCAGCCGGGGGCGCAGATGTCGACAATGTCGATGTCGTCCCGGGTAATGACCTCCCGCCAATCCGTGGCCGATTCGCTCCAGCCGTACTTGCGCGCGGCCGCGGCGACGGCCGTTGCATCCCGGCCCACCAGGACCTTTTGCTCAAAGTCGGGCACGTCGAAGTGGTTGGCCACCGTGCGCCAGGCATTTGAATGCGCCTGGCCCATGAAGGCATAGCCGATCGCGGCGACGCCCAGCGGGCGGCGGGCGGCGGGGATGTGGGGGGAGGTCATTGCGGGATTCCTAGAGGGTTGCTTCGGTGGGGTTCCAGTCCGAGGGCAGGGCCGGGGACGCCGGCGCCGTGCTTTCGACGGCGACAAACTCGCCGCTGTCCACGGATTCGGCAATCGAGACCATCGCATCGAGCACGTGGTACGCCAGTTCGCCGGGGACCCGGTGCGGGATGCCGGCACGGATGGAGCGGGCCATGTCCAGCACGCCCATGCCGCGCCCGTTGGCGGGGCCCTCCGCCGCAACAGCGGTCCACTCGTCCTCGCCGGCCTTGCAGAACTTGATCTCGCCGTCGAAATTGTTCGGATCCGGCAGCGAGATGGTGCCTTCCGTGCCCGTGATCTCCACGAAACCCATGCGGGATTTGGGGGACTCGAAGCTGAACACGCTGTGCGAGGAAGCCCCGGACTCGAACTGGGCGATCGCGCTCACATGGGTGGGAACCTCGACGTCGAACACCTCGCCGGCCTTGGGACCGGAGCCGATGGTGCGGGTGGGGAAGGCGGTGGAGCCGACGGCGGCCACCTTGGCGATGGGGCCAAAGGTCTGTACGAGGGCGGTGAGGTAGTAGGGGGCCATGTCGAACAGCGGGCCGGCGCCCTGCTGGAACAGGAAGGCCGGGTTCGGGTGCCAAGACTCGGGGCCGGGGGACTGGAACATGGTCAGCGCGGTCAGCGGCGTGCCGATTTTGCCGGCGTCGATGAGGCGCCGGGCCGTCTGCAGGCCCGCACCCAGGAAGGTGTCCGGTGCGCAGCCAAGGCGCATGCCCGCGGCCGCCGCCTCCTTGAGCAGGCCCAGCCCGCTGTCCCGGTCCAGCGAGAACGGCTTTTCCGTCCAGACGTGCTTGCCGGCGCGGACTGCGGCCGTGGCAACCTCCACGTGTGCCGCGGGAATGGTCAGGTTGACCACGATTTCGACGTCGGGGTGGTTCAGCGCCGTGTCGACGCCGCCAAATGCCTCGATGCCGTACTCGGCCGCACGGGCGGCGGCGGCGTCCTCGAAGAGGTCCGCGACCACGAGGACCTTGACGTCCGGGAACGTGGTGAGGTTGTCCAGGTACTGCTTGCTGATGTTGCCGGCGCCAATGACGGCGACGCCCACGGGTCCGCTCTTGCTCATGGGATCAGGCCTTTCCGGCGTTGAGGAACGCCAGGCTCTGGGAGATGCCGTCAAAGATGTCCCCGGCGTAGTCGTCAAACTCGACCACGCCGACTTCGAGGGACTTCGCCGCACCAATGACGTCCCAAATGGGTACCTCGCCCTGTCCGGCGGGAAGCTGGGCCTTCGTGTCGTTGGTCAGCGGGCCGTCCTTGATGTGGATGTACTTCACGCGCTCACCGAGGCTCGTGAGGATGTCGACGGCATTGGCGCCGCCCACGGACACCCAGTAGGTGTCCACTTCCAAGACCAGTTCCGGGTCCAGCAGCGTGTCGAGGTATTCAAGGGCCGTGGCGCCGTTGATGGTGGACTCCAGCTCCCAGGCGTGGTTGTGGTAGCCCACCCGGACGCCGTACTCGGCACCCTTCTTGGCTGCGGCGTTCAGGCCGGCCGCAATCTTCTCGACGTCCTCGGCGCTCTGCCACTGCTCTGCCGGGATGAAGGGATCGATGACGGTGGTGATGCCCAGCTTGTTGGCGGCGGCAAAGATTTCATCCTGGTCGGCGCTCAGCAGCGGCGCATGGCCGGACGGTGCGGCAATGCCGTGCTCGCTCAAGGCCGCGTGCAGGGCGTCGGCCGTGGCCACGAAGTTGTAGGGCTCCACCTTGGTGAAGCCGAGTTCGGCCACGCGGGCAATGGTGCCGGCCAGGTCCTCTTCCAGGGGCTTCCGGACCGTGTAAAGCTGCAGGGAATACGTCATTGGGTTACTCCTGAAGGGTAAGAGCGGGTGTTTACTCAAAGCTAGGGGAACTTATGTCGATCGTCAAGCAAAAGTGTATGAATTATTCCCAACTTGGCGCATTGTGACAGATAGAAGCCCGTGTGTTATTTATAGGGGATGCCAAAGTCACCAATTCAGCCCCCGTCCGCACCCATAGTCGGCGCGGGTTCCGGCACGGGGACGCCGGCGCCGGGACCGGCCCCGGTCGGCACCTCGCGTGCGGGGGATGTCTTCCAGCTGCTGCGCGACGGCCACGCCCGCACACGCGCCGAACTGGCTGACATCACCGGCCTGGCCAGGTCCACCGTGGCGGCGCGCATCGACGCTCTCGCCGCCGCCGGCCTGATCGGCCCGGCAGGTGAGGCGGTCTCCTCAGGGGGGCGGCCGCCGTCGCGCTTCGCCTTCGCACCCACGTCCCGCGTTGTGTTGGCGGTCGACGTCGGCGCAACCCACGTGCTGGTGGGCCTGAGCGATCTGGGTGGCAAGGTCCTGTGTGAACTGCGCGAATCCATCGACATCTCCGCCGGGCCCATTCCCGTGCTCGATGACATCCTGGCCCACTGCGAAGCCCTGCTGGTGCAGGCCGGCCGGCACGAACGCGAGCTGGTGGGCGTGGGGATCGGCCTGCCCGGACCCGTGGAGCACTCCAGCGGCAAGCCGGCCAGCCCGCCCATCATGCCCGGCTGGGACGGCTTTGACGTTCCCGCCTATGTGCAAAAGCGGTTCGCCACCGACGTCCTGGTGGACAATGACGTCAACATCATGGCGCTGGGGGAGCGGGCAATGTATTGGCCGGACGCGCAAAACCTGCTGTTCATCAAGGTGGCCACGGGCATCGGCGCCGGCATCATCAGCGGCGGGCTGCTCCAGCGCGGGGCCGACGGCACTGCCGGGGATATTGGCCATGTGCGGGTGCCGCGCGGCGGGGACGTGCTGTGCCGCTGCGGCAATTTCGGATGCCTCGAAGCCATGGCGTCCGGCCCCGCGGTCGCTGCATCATTGCGGGCCGGCGGCGTTCCGGCAGCCACGGGAGACGACGTGCTGGAACTGGCCCGGCGCGGAAACCTGACCGCCATCGCGGCCATGCGCCAGGCCGGCCGCGACGTCGGCGATGTCCTGGCCGCGTGCGTCAACCTGCTCAACCCCTCCGTCATCGTCATTGGCGGCGGGCTGTCCTCGGCCGGCGAATACCTGCTGGCCGGCGTGCGTGAAATCGTCTACCAGCGCTCCCTGCCGCTGGCCACGGCCCGGCTGCGCATTGTGCAGTCCATGGCCGCGGACAAGGCCGGCGTCTATGGCGCCGCCCGCATGGTCATTGACCACGTCCTGGCCCCGTCCGGGGTGGAGCGCCTGGTGCTGGAGAGCCAGTCCTCGTGACCCAGGCAGGCGCGGATTCCGGCGGCAAGGTCACGATTGCGGGCCTGGCCGGGCGCCTTGGCATGTCCAAGGCGTCGGTCTCCTATGCGCTCAACGGCCAGCCGGGGGTCAGCGACGCGACGCGTGCCCGGGTGCTGGCCCTGGCCGCCGACCTTGGCTGGTACCCCAGTTCAAGCGCCCGGGCCCTCTCGCAGTCCCGCAGCGGGACCGTCGGGATCGTGCTCTCCCGGGAGGCGGAAGATGTTGGGTCCGAGCCGTTCTACATGAACGTGCTGGCCGGCATTGAATCGGTCTTGAGCTCCCATGAAAGCAATCTTCTTTTGCGCATGGTGGCCCCGGGGGTGGGCGCGGGGCGTGACCTGGACGTCTATCTGCGCTGGGCAGGCGAACGCCGCGTGGACGGCGTGATCCTGTTTGACCATTTCCATGACGATCCGCGCCCGCCCCTCCTGGACTCGCTGCGGCTGCCCTATGTACGGCTGGGTGCCCCGGAGGACGCTGCCACCACGGCAAATTCCGGCAACACCACCGTGTCCCAGAGCGTTGACGCCGGCACGCTGGTGGAGGCCCTCCATGACCTGGGGCACCGCCATATCGCCTATGTTTCCGGCCCGTTGGCGCTCACCCACGAGACCGCCCGCAAGGCCGCGATCCTCGGACACGCCCGGAGGCTGGGCATGACCGCCGTGTCCACGCCGTCGGACTACACGGCCGACGACGGCGGCACCGCCACGATCGCCGTCGTCGCGGGGCTGGTGCCGGGGGCCGACGACTTCCCGACGGCCATCATCTTTGGCAACGACCTCATGGCCATGGGCGGCCTGGTTGCGCTCAAGCGGCTGGGCCTGAAGGTCCCGGGCCAGGTGTCGGTGCTGAGTTGGGACGATTCGATCCTGTGCCGCTTCAGTTCCCCGTCGGTGGCCGCCCTGGGCCGGGACACCATGGATCTTGGCCGGCGCTCGGCTGCCCTGCTCCTGGAGATCATCGCCGGCCATGCCCCCGGGAACCGGCTGTCCCCGGCCGGTACGCTGCTGGCACGCGACAGCCTGGGGCCCGCCCCGGCCCGCGGCGTCGCATAACTCCCGGTAAGGGGTTTCCCGGCACCCAATTTCATAACAAGTCGGTAACATCGGCCCATTGCTGAACCGGTTCAGTTAGACTCGTCACATTCAATACCCGTCATTTTGCCCCTGCTATTCGGCGTTTGTTTCCCGCCGGTGACCAGGGGCTCTCGGCATTGCCCTCCAGTGAAATTTGATCTGTTGGCGATACGTAAATAAGTCGAAAAATACTTACAGACTTTTGATTGACGTTCGTCATAAGTTCGCCTAGGTTTGGTTTCACGTCGAGGTTCGGGATTGCCCGAACGCCACAAGACAGCACAATTCGGGTAGTTCATACCAACGACAAGGAAGTCACCGAAGTGAAAATTCGTACTTTTGCAGCAGCGGCGGCAATAGCGGCCTTAGCTCTCACGGCCACCGGCTGCGGCGGATCCAACGCAGGCTCCGGTTCAACCGACGGCGGCGGCAAGACACTCACCTACTGGGCCAGCAACCAGGGCACCAGCCTGGACAACGACAAGGCGGTGCTCACGCCGCTGCTGACCAAGTTCCAGGAGGAGACCGGCATCAAGGTCAACCTCGAGGTCATCGGCTGGAACGATCTGCAGACCCGCATCCAAACCGCCGTCACCTCCGGCCAGGCGCCGGACGTGCTGAACATCGGCAACACCTGGGCGGCCTCGCTGCAATCCACGGGCGCCTTCATGCCGTTCGATTCGGCAGCCTTTGATGCGATTGGCGGCAAGGACAAGTTCGTCAAGACTGCCATGGACACCGGCGGTGTAGCCGGCCAGGATCCCACCTCCGTCCCGCTGTACGGCCTGGCCTATGGCCTGTACTACAACAAGGCCATGTTCAAGGACGCCGGACTGACCCCGCCCACCACCTGGGAGGAAATGGCCGCCGACGCGAAGAAGCTCACCACGGGCGGCAAGTACGGATTCTCGCTGGCCGCGGGCAGCTACACGGAAAACTCCCACTTCGCCTTCATCAACGCCGCCCAGAACGGCGCCGACTTCTTCGACGCCGCCGGCAAGCCCACCTTCACCTCCGACGGCATCGTCGACGGGATCTCCCGCTACCTTGACCTGATGCAAAGCGACAAGGCCGTCAACCCGTCCAACGCCCAGTACGACAACGCCACCCAGGCCATCAACGACTTCGCCAACGGCAAGTCCGCGATGGTGCTCAGCCAGAACAACGCCGACAGCTCCATCGCCTCCCAGGGCATGAAGAACAGCGACTACGGCGTGGTGGCCTTCCCCGCCCCGAGCGGCGGCAAGCAGATCGCCACCATGGTGGCCGGCATCAACATGTCCATCTTCAAGAACACGAAGAACAAGGACGCCGCCCTCCAGTTCGTGAAGTTCATGACCAGCGAAGCCACCCAGGCAACCCTGGACAAGCCCTTCGCCGCACTCCCCGTGCTGGCCGGAGTCAACCCCAGCTTCACCGACAACACCGAAGAAGCCAAGACCTTCGCCGACATCTACGCCAACAAGTCCAAGCCGCTGCCGCTCGTGGCCGCCGAGGACCAGTTTGAAAGCACCGTCGGCAAGGCCATGAACCAGATGTTCGCCACGATCGCCTCCGGCGGCACCGTCTCCAAGGCCGACGTCAAGGCCGCACTCACCACCGCCCAGCAGGAAGTAGAAGCAGCGGGCTAGTCCCCACGCCCTCCCCACGCGAATCCGCTGGCGCGGCTTCGCGTGGGGCCCCTCGGGCGCGTGGGCCCAACAACCGGATCCCACCATCTGCCCACTTCATACTTCATGTCTTCCCAGAAAGGTGAGTGTCCGCAGTGTCTGCAACCACCGCCACAAAGAAGTCCGGCCCCCCGGCAGGCGCATCCGGGGAAAAACCCCGCAAGGTTCGCCGCGCAGGGTGGTGGCTGCCCTACGCGCTCCTCGCCCCGGCCGTCGTCTTCGAACTAGTCATCCACGTCATCCCCATGGCCACCGGCATCTGGATGAGCTTCCTCAAGCTCACCAAAATGTTCATCGCCAACTGGGGCAACGCACCGTTTGTCGGCTTAAAGAACTACCAAATCGCCCTCGATTTCAACTCAGCCGTGGGCGGCGGGCTGCTAAAGTCCTTTGCCATCACCGCCGCGTTCACCATCCTCGTGGTGGGCATTTCCTGGGGACTCGGCATGGCCGCCGCCGTCGCCCTGCAAAAGACGTTCCGCGGCCGGGCCATCTTCCGCACCCTGTTCCTGATTCCGTACGCCCTGCCCATGTACGCCGGCGTCATCGCCTGGAAGTTCATGCTGCAAAAGGACACCGGCGCCCTCAACCACCTGCTCTATGACAATCTCGGAATGCCCGGGGACAAGCCGTTCTGGCTGATCGGCGACAACGCGTTCGCCTCCGTGGTCATCGTGGCCATCTGGCGCCTGTGGCCCTTCGCGTTCCTGATGCTGATGGCCGGCCTGCAGTCCATTCCCACCGACGTCTACGAGGCCTCGGCCGTGGACGGCGCCAAGCCGATGCGCCAGTGGTGGGCCATCACGCTGCCCATGCTGCGCCCCGTCAACATGGTGCTGGTGCTCGTCATGTTCCTGTGGACCTTCAACGACTTCAACACCCCGTTCGTCTTGTTCGGCGGCTCCCAACCCCCGGCCGGCGACCTGATCTCCTTCCATATCTATAACGCGTCGTTCCTGACCTGGAACTTTGGCTCCGGCGCGGCCATGTCCGTGCTCCTGCTGTTGTTCCTGTTGGTGGTCAGCGGCATCTACCTTCTCGTCATGAACCGGAGGAACCGCCGTGCATGAAACCAAGGGCACCAAACTCTTCAGGATCATCACCATCACCGTCCTGAGCATCTTCACCATCATCCCCGTTTACGTCATGGTGATTTCCGGCATGAAACCGCTCAAGGACGTGCAGGGGGCGTTCTCCTGGTGGCCCAGCACGCTGACGATCCAGCCGTACATCGACATGTGGAAGACCGTGCCGCTGGCCAGCTACTTCGTCAACTCGGTCGTTGTGTCCGGCGTGGCCACCGTGCTCTCGCTGATCATCGCGATCTTCGCCTCCTACGCGATCTCCCGTTACAGCTTCCGCGGCCGCGCGCTGTTCTCCACCACGGTGCTCTCAACACAGATGCTCCCGGGCGTCTTGTTCCTGCTGCCCTTGTTCCTGATCTTCGTGAACATCAACACGAACTTCGGCGTCCAGCTCGTGGGAACCCGGCTCGGCCTGATCATCACGTACCTGACGTTCTCGCTGCCGTTCTCCATCTGGATGCTGGCCGGCTACTTCGACGGCATCCCGCGGGAACTCGACGAGGCCGCGAAGGTGGACGGTTGCGGTCCCATGCGCGCCCTGATCCGGGTGATCCTGCCCGCCGCCCGTCCCGGCCTGGTCGCCGTCGCGATCTACAGTTTCATGACCAGTTGGGGCGAGGTCTTGTTCGCCTCCGTCATGACGACGGACGCCAACCGCACCCTGGCCGTTGGTTTGCAGCTGTACTCGACGCAAACCAACGTGTACTGGAACCAGATCATGGCCGCCTCCGTGGTGGTCAGCATCCCCATCGTGATCGGCTTCCTGCTCCTGCAAAAGAACTTCGTAGCGGGGCTGACCGCCGGCGCCGTGAAGTAACCAGCTGAAGTAACAACGTGAAGTAACGACTCGAACGATGCCCGCTTTTGCCGTAGTCACGGCAAAAGTGGGCATCATTGTTTCGTTTGTAAGTCGGGAGATGCGGAAGGTCGCATGAACATTCGATGTGAAAATATGACAACTTTTGATTGACCGCGATCAGAAGCTCCACTAGGTTTTAAGTGCCGGTGGAAATCTTCCTCCGCCCGAAAATCCTCCCCGTTCACGACAAGATAAAGGTGTCCTCGTTGACCACTCCACTGATCCCTGCCCCGACAACCCTGAAAGTCGGCGTGGTGGGCGTCGGCTGGGCCGGCCAGCAACACATCAAGGCCTTTAGCAACGTCGACGGCGTCGAAGTGGTGGCCGTGGCCGGCATGGAGGCCGGGCTTTTGGCGCAGCTGCAAACCGAGTTCGGCATTCCGCACGGCTTTGCCCGGTGGGAGGAGCTGCTTGAACTGGAGGGCTTGGATGCCGTCAGCGTGGCGGTTCCCACCTTCCTGCACGCGCCCATCACGATTGCCGCCCTGGGACGCGGGCTGCATGTACTGAGCGAAAAGCCGCTGGCCCGCAACGGCGAGGAAGGCGCGGCCATGGTCGCCGCCGCCCGCGAGGCCGGCCGCGTACTGGATGTGGTCTTCAACCACCGCCGCCGCGGGGACGTCAAGAAGCTCAAGGCCATCATCGACGACGGCGAATTGGGCCGCCCCTACTACGCCAAGGCGTCCTGGCTGCGCCGGCGCGGCATCCCCACGCTGGGCAGCTGGTTCACCAATCCGGAGCTGGCCGGCGGCGGACCCCTTGCCGACATTGGCGTGCACGTCCTGGACTATGCGCTGCACCTTTTGGGTGAACCCAAGGTCGTCTCGGTCTCGGCGTCCACCTACTCCGAACTGGGCACCCAGGGCCGCGGCGGCGATGCCAACTACATTGCGGCCGCGTCCAACCACAAGTTTGAAGTGGAGGACTTTGCCTCCGCCTTCATCCGGCTCGAAGGCGGCGTCACCCTGGTGGTGGAGGCCGGCTGGGCCAGCTACCGCGATCCCGCCGACCTCATGGACTTCCGGGTGTACGGGACCGAAGGCGGCGCAGAATTGCGGGCAGCGCATTCGCACCAGATTTCCGATTCGGGCCTGCGCGTCTTCACCGACAAGGGCCAGGCCAACGCCGACTACCTTGCCGAACCACTGGAGGACGGCAACCACCAGGCCGTGGTGGACGAATTCGTGGCGGCCGTGCGCGGCGGCGAGGACGTCTGGGGCCGCTACGACGGCTCCGTGGCCCTGAGCCGGGCCCTGATCATTGACGCATGCTACAAATCCGCCCTCGAACAGCGCGAAGTGAGGCTCTGACCATGGCTGAAAAGCTGAACATCCTGGTGT
It encodes the following:
- a CDS encoding Gfo/Idh/MocA family protein, producing the protein MTTPLIPAPTTLKVGVVGVGWAGQQHIKAFSNVDGVEVVAVAGMEAGLLAQLQTEFGIPHGFARWEELLELEGLDAVSVAVPTFLHAPITIAALGRGLHVLSEKPLARNGEEGAAMVAAAREAGRVLDVVFNHRRRGDVKKLKAIIDDGELGRPYYAKASWLRRRGIPTLGSWFTNPELAGGGPLADIGVHVLDYALHLLGEPKVVSVSASTYSELGTQGRGGDANYIAAASNHKFEVEDFASAFIRLEGGVTLVVEAGWASYRDPADLMDFRVYGTEGGAELRAAHSHQISDSGLRVFTDKGQANADYLAEPLEDGNHQAVVDEFVAAVRGGEDVWGRYDGSVALSRALIIDACYKSALEQREVRL